The Nicotiana tomentosiformis chromosome 2, ASM39032v3, whole genome shotgun sequence genome includes the window CAAGGTTCgaaccaaaattcttttacccattcacccccgagaccgaatatgtaattagttttggaatccgatctcaaattgaggtctaaatcctcaaattcccgAAAACCCTAGTTTCTagcctaacccctaattctaccatgaaaactctagattttaggttgaaaattcaagaaatgtaatgggtaatggaaagaaaatgatttagaatcacttaccaacaattcggggaagaaatgactcttgtaAGTCGCCTCTcgccgtttggtttttgagaaaaaagagtttttggaaaaaaatcccgtttttgggttctattaagtgctgggcgacagtgttcatcgcattcgcgagagcactgtcgcgttcgcgaagtttaTGGGTTGCcaagccctcgcgttcgcgagatagtgattgcattcgcgtaggctaccgTTTCGttgtcttcacgttcgcgagtcattgttcgcgttcgcgatgaagaaaaagttatctgcccctccccagtgcctaacgcaacgcgttcgcgatgggcttgtcgagttcgcgaagggtaatgccctcattgcttcgcgtttgcgaagaagaaatcctcagctgcccagtttactcttcgcgttcgcgagagtaccttcgcgaacgcgaagaaggacatgccaaaacatagactctgcagaaaaaccagatttccaaaagtccaaaacatcccgtggcctatctgaaactcacccgagccctcggggctccaaaccaaacatgcacacaagtgtaaaaatatcatacgaacaagCTTGCatgatcaaatctccaaaataagaCCTAAagctccgaatttagcaccaaatcgaatgaaattctcaagaacaagtctgaatcacgtcaaaccaactccgtttctcaccaaatttcacagacaagtcttaaatatcataatgaacctgtaccgggctccgaaaccagaatacgaacccggcactaacaatgccaaacatcaatcaattcttaaaaataattaattttcagacttttaattttcatcaaaaattcataactcaagttagggacctctgaattcgatttcgggcatacgcccaagtcccataattcgatacggacccaccgggaccttcaaaatacggatctgggtccatttaccaaaaatgttgaccgaagtcaactaaaattaacttttaaggcaaaaaaattaatttcattagttttcaacataaaagctttccgaaaacctgcccggactgcgtacgtaaatcgaggagggtaaaaataaaatttttaaggcttaagagcgcagattcgagttctaaatcataagataACCCTGTGGGTCATCACAGTAAGTTTGATTGTGGGGGAATAGCCATTAGTGCATGTTTATCGCATAAGATTGGTGATGGTTGCTCTGTGAGTAATTTCCTTAATGATTGGGCTAATGTCACTCGTGATCGTAGATTCGTAGTTCCTCTCCTAGATTTGTAGGAGATTCTATTCTCTCTTCACTAAATGGTCCTCTTATTGCTCCACAAATTATGTCTAATGTCAGTGAGTGCGTACAGAAAAGACTCATTTTTCCAGTCGCCAAATTGGATGCTCTTCGAACTAAGGTAATACTACCACCAGTTCACTAGCTATTTTTGATTGTTACAACAAAATATTGTTATAAAGAACATATGTTATAATATAACATGGAAATTAGTTTCAAAAGAAACTTGTAttttatagtgaatggttgttataCGACGATGTTGTCGTAGAGAGGTCTGAATGTATTTGTTAAAGGTACTCTTAAATGTGTCACCTACTTAAATAAAATTTTCTTGCAAAAAAAGATTAACATTTTTTGGGATTGAAGATAGCAGTTAAATTAGGAGTAGAGAACCCAACACGGGCTGAAGTTGTTAGTGCAATTCTTTACAGATCTGCAACAAAGGCAGCAGCATCAAGTTCTGCAAATATACATTCATCTAAGTTGGTTCACTACTTAAATGTACGTACGATGATCAAACCTCGTCTATGACGAAGTGCAATTGGAAATCTCGTTTCCACGTTCTCCACAGCAGCTACGCAAGATATTGAGTTGCCAAGATTGATGCATAATCTAAGGAAGGAAGTTGAGGTAGCGTACAAGAAAGACCGAGTTGATGAAAATGAACTGGTCTTAGAAATAGTAGATTCCATGAAAAAAGGAAAATTACCATTTGAAGAAAAAGATGAAAATTCTACTACTACTAGGTTATTCATTGGTCAATATTTGATCAAGACTTGATCACACTTGCATATTATCTACCAAAAAAAGTGTTTAGttaaaaaaattcaagtatacCGATCGAATTCGCTCGaaaattttgatttaattttttcCGCCCGGGCTCAATTATTTTTCTCATAACAAAAAtatgtttttaaaattattatgaaTATAAATTGATCCGTATTAGCGGTCAAGTACCGTGGATGAGAAAGGATTAAGGAGCCGGGGAATCTAATTTGTTATTCTAAGTAGGTCCCACCTAACAAATGGACATTCTTATCAATGGGTTGGATAAGGAAAAGATACTTAGTAAAGATGTCATATATGTGTATGTATATTAGTATCACTTCCTATGACTCATCCACTCCAAAGGGTTATTAAATTAGATGGAAAATAGGACCTACATATACTTTACATTACTACTAAGACAAAATAACGTACAGTTGCTAAGAAGTGGAAATAATTTGAAAGTGAGAATCTTCTTTAACTAGCAAATTTTTCTTTAGAAAGTATATGTTGCATGGAACCAAAAATGGCAACAACAAAGGCATCGTTATTGTTTAACAAGTGAAATTATCTACTGGTGTAACTAgttaaaaaatctgattttttttcacTTATTGAGAACCCGATATTTGTTTCATTGGAATATAGCCGGGAGGTATGTACATTTATAATTGATGAGTATGTCATGTACATCTTACAAGTTTaaacattcgagaacgaatgttgCTAAAGGGGGAAGGATGTAACACCTCGTACCTTAGTGTTTGGATGCATCGTAGTAAAACCATATTAGTTGGAAGAGATTAAGGTCGTACATGAAGTTATAGATGTAAGACCCCGCAAGTTTATTGAATTTCGAAAACGTTATATATTGCTTTGATATTGTACTTTCTTTTAAGAGAAATATTCTTTTGTAAATGTTGGATAAATATGATTCTCAAAAGTTATTAGTATAATACTTTTTGATAAGTTTTAGTTAAACACATGATATGAGGAaacttttaaataatattttatgtatTATAAGAAAAGAAATTTCTTCCTCATAAGAAAAGTTATGTTTATATCCTTTCTAGAATTTATTTTCTCATAATAAAAGTTATTTTTACCCATTTTGAGAATTAATAGTACAAAAATTATACTCTTGACATTTGGatggaaaaattataattttataacaTATATTTTCTAGATGTCATAATGTTTATGATATATTAGTATAGTTTAAATTTATAAAGCACTTATGATTTTCTTTAAATATAAATGTGATGAGTTGATTATTAAATAGTTTTGAAAGTATGAGACAAGGACTTTTAATTCCTAATTTTATTACTATACATGGATTTGTTTGGATGAGAAAAGATTAAGGGGATAGGGAATCTAATTTGTTATTCTAAGTAGGTCCCACCTAATAAATGGACATTCTTATCAATGGATTAGATAAGGGAATGATACTTAGTAAAGGGGTTGTATATTAGTATCACTTCCTATGACTCATCCACTCCAAAGGGTTATTAAATTAGGTAAAAAGTAGGAACTACATGTACTTTACATTATTACTAagacaaaataacataaaaatgctAAGAAGTGGAAACAATTTAAAGTGAGAATCTTCTTTAAGTAGCAAATTTTTCTTTAGAAAGTATATGTTGCAATGAACCAAAAATGGCAGCAACGAAGGCATCCTTATTGTTTAACAAGTGAAATTATCTACTGGTGTAACTAGTTAAaggatttgatttttttttcacttATTGAGATTACGTGTAAAAAAGACCAAGTTCGTTGCCTTCGATAAAGTTATCactaaaggtatgttaaggctaatccttccttcttttggcatgatccaagtaactaTACGTAAACGTAATAGTATTTCATAAATAGTTCTACTCTTACTAGTTAAAAatatctatgttattcattcctatAAAATGATATTCAAAGCATGCTTAAGTATGTTCCTAACTCTCTATTGAGACATTCAATAAAGATATTAATGTTCATAATGTAGTATtatatgcatcttcatttaccaccgagctacggcccgTTGGGAAGTCATGCATCAtcatttaccactgagctacggcCGATTGGGCAGTAATGCATCCACTGAGctatggccggttgggcagttatgcatcATCATTTATCACCGAAcgacggccggtcgggcagtcatgcatcatcatttatcaccgagctacggtcggttGGGCAGTCGTGCATCTTCATTTACCGTCGAGCTATGGTCGGTTGGGCAGTCGTACATCATCATTTACCAGCGAGCTACGGCCGATCGGGcattcatgcatttaccatcgagctacggtcggttggacagttacacatttaccaccgagttacGGCCAgccgggcagtcatgcatttaccaccgcacTACGACctgtcgggcagttaccactgatcagtcaGGAAGTTTAATGTCATGAGAATGACGCAATCAGAACTATTatattgtatttttatttatatatacgaggtaagtctcgtgtctaactctgtgaggggggaaAATACCATaaggtgttgtatattgatgtgtgctacttgttgtaggGGCTACgtgtgcgcgaggtgacgagagcccgtacgtagctacattcatgttattgtccgggtaggtttaggttcacatcatgattTAGCTGCACTATTTGAGAATTtcctcgcctattaaattcctctgttttacatttctactttgagactagacttgctattgtagagacttcacgatttcatgattagtcactgaataactttactcctcttacggcatatttccgtgatatatatatatatacacacctcATCGAAAGGTTTTTGTAATAAATATTagaactcacacgtttattcgtgagtggggtcaaggacccgtcaaaacttcttattctaataggatcgggtcgttcgcctcggcaggatttatgtgccatattcttatgggattgggtcgttcacctcggcaggaattatgtaccacactctcattggaacgagttgttcgcctcggcagtttaatagatgtatctatggttcgggccattcgaccctcggcagtgcacaaattaaatatttatgttggattgggtcgtacgcctcggcatttcctatatcatatcctcgtAGAtttgtgcgtaatatttgacaagaagctagtgtatctgtgagtttttccgatttgagttatgacgatcTACCTGATGAGAtgcactatatctatatatatgctccggttaaggaggaaatttctaatggagagcttgagttcctcgtaaaaagggaaaatttgtaccacgtgattttTTACTTGGTTACCTCATTTATTTACtatgcctcatatttacttatctctttactgtacctaatgttattggactactagtgagtgtcgatgtcgactcctcgtcactactcctccggggttaggctagatacttactgggtacacgttgattatatactcatgctacacttgctgtacatttttgtgcaagtacatatgtgactagtggccttgtgagagtagaggcgtgtatgcatgcagGGATTTACGTGAGTTGCATTCCCCATTACGACTGCAgctggcagagtctccttcagggtatttatatttctcttatccaaatttgtattccggacagatgttgtattttatttcacattcctagttgatactcatgcacttgtgacatcgggttttagggtgattatgagttgttctgtattgaaattattaaaaatattatcatttcctctgtaaattccatcttttactatttattggaaggaaaatatgatttcaaaatattaaaaggaGAACCAATTTGAGTATTTATTGTTGACTTGCCTTACatcggtgtccggcgccatcacgacctttaatagattttgggtcgtgacaaataggactttaaaggaaatgatgaatagtATGCTCATTAATTCTGGTGCTCCTGATAATCTTTGGGGTGAAGCCATATTATCTACTTGTCATTTAAAAAAATAGGATTTCTTATAAGAAAATGGGTAAAACTCCTTATGAATTATGGAAGGGCTATTCGTCTAACTTGAAATATTTGAAACTGTGGGAGTGCCTTGCCAAAGTTATGTTACCCGATCCTAAAAAAAATGGGGTCTAAAACATCTGATTGTATATTTATTGGGTATGTTGAAAGTAGTGCGGCATATAAATTTTTAGTAGTCAAAAGTGATGTGCTTGAACACAATACTATTGTTGAAACAAAAAAtgctgaattttttgaaaatatgttTCCTTTAGAATTTGAGAATATTTGTGATGCTCCTATTATTCCAAGTGATAATATTTCGCATATTCCAATTATTCAAAATGATTTTGAAAGTGAGTACTTACGAAGAAGCAAAAGACAAAGGAAAGAAAAATCTTTTGGTAATGATTTTTATACTTATCTTGTGCATAATGATCCTTTAACATATTCTGAAGCTATTTCTTCGTCTAATGCCTCATTTTGGAAAGAATATATTGATGTAGAAATAAATtcaattttacaaaataaaaCTTGGACTTTAGTTGATTTACCTACGGGAGCTAAACTCGTTGGTTGTAAACGGATTTTTAAGAAGAAACTCAATTCGGATGGTTCCATTGATAAATACAAAGCTAGACTTATTGCAAAAGGTTTTACTCAAAAGCAAAATATTGATTATTTTGATACTTATGCTCGTGTAACTAGAATTTCCTCAATTCGTCTTTTACTTGCATTGGCTTCTATGTATAAACTTTTTATTcaccaaatggatgttaaaatcgcatttttaaatggtgatttagaagagaaaatttatatggaacaacctgagggttgtATAGTGTCTGGCCAAGAAAATAAAGTATGTAAATTGCTAAAATTtatgtatggtctaaagcaagcACCTAAACATTGGCATGAAAAACTTGATCAAGCTAAGTATTGATTAATGATGGTGTTTCATCAATTGAAGTAGATAAATGTATTTATACTCCTATGTGTTTATACATGTGTAGATGGTACTTGTGTTATTATTTGCctttatgtggatgatatgcttatTTTTAGTTCTAGCCTTGATTTGGTACATAAAACCAAACTTTTTATGTCTTCTAATTTTGAGATGAAAGACATAGGAGAGGCTAGCGTTATTCTAGGCATGAAAATTATAAGAGATAACAATAGCTTGATGTTGACTCAGGAACATTATGTTGAAAGAATTCTTAAaaaattgacatttttgatgtgaTACATGTAAGCACTCCTTATGATGCTAGTAgtcaattaaaaaagaaaaagggagatGTTGTAGATCAAAATAAATATGCTCAATTTATTGGTAGTCTAATGCATTTGATGAATTTTACTAGACCTGATATTGCGTATGTTATGTGTAGATTGAGTAGATATACTCATAACCCGAGTCATGATCATTGTAATGCATTAGTATGAGtaatgaaatatttgagaggTACCATGAACTATAGTATCAAAATATAATGGATTTTCCACTGTATTAGAAGGATACAGTGATGTTAACTAGATCTATGATTCAGATGAGATAAAATTCACTAGTGGTTATGTGTTCACCCTTGGTGAGGGTGTTGTGGTATGAAAATCAGCTAAACAAACAATAATAGCTAGATCTACCATGGAATCTTAGTTTGGCACTGGAATTGGCTGGCAATGAGGCCGAGTGGATAAAGAACCTTTTGGCAAGTATTCCACTAGGAATAAAACCAACACCTTTTGTGTCGATTTATTGTGATTGCCAAGTTGCAATAGCCATTGCTAAAAATAAATCCTTTAATGGGAAGAGTAGACATATTCGATTGAGACATAATGTGATAAAGCAGCTGCTGAAAGATGGAATTATTTCCATAGATCATGTGAAGTCAGAAGTGAATTTGGCCGATCTTCTGACTAAACCTTTGGGAAGATAATTAATATCGAAAACATCGAGGGGAATGAGACAATTGCCAATTTGAGTTATATCAACAATGATGGtaacccaacctatgtgattggagatccTATGAAGTATAttcatatgggtaataacaagtcATTAGTTGATTAAATATGCACTATTAAATTATGTCCCTTCCTATGGTGTGTGTATATAGTGCAAGACTGCAAGGAATGGGAGGCTCAgttattaaactcttaatccaatAATTTATAGCTTTTTATAAGTGGTGTATTGCACTGCAGAATACACTTGTTGGATGGACCTATATGAGTGTGGAGTGGGGCCGCTCCTACGAAATATATGGCAAAAACTTTCTAGAGCACTCATAAAACGAGCCGCGCATGGCCTATTAGCGCAAAACCGCAACAAACAACAAAGTGTGTGCGAGTATAATGTGATAGATAAGACACTAAACTTACAAAATAATTCTTGGTTCATAAAAGTTCTTAACTTCACCCATTGTTATGTAAGTTTAATCTTATTTTATCTAGGTCCGGTTCATAGTCCAAGAGACGCTAGATTCACGCATTATGATCATTTGTGAAAACCCAGCAAAAATTTTATTTCACTATATATATTTTGATATTCTTTTTGAGATATGTGGGGGATTGATAGAAAAattaatttgatatcttaaaaaaaaatattctaaaaCTATGTCTAgatttattttcttaatattatattaatgagtttttattatagtaattattttgaatatatttgtaacagaaaattaatttatttttgaattCAATTGGAACAAAATAAATCATACAATTGAATGCTCATTAGTATGGATTTGTACGTCAGTATTGAAAAGTCAATGGACCAATCTTAATGGCTTAAGATTTAACGTATTTTGGAATAGCCTTTACGGCTTAAAAGTTTCTGGTCTACTACTTTGAATAGTCTATTTTTCCGGTTAAATATAATTAAATCTTAATGGTCTACTTCTTTGAATAATCTTAATATGGAACAGACAGTCTACTTCTTTGAATAGTATGTAATATGGAACAGATAGTCTACTTCTCTTTTTGATCAAACTTGTAGACTATATTATACCTCTTTATCTTCATGTTGGAAGGAGGGAACAGAGTTAAAaacttttctttccttttcttttgtgaTGGGTTTTCTCCTCGTTAATCTTTCTTGTTTCTGCTCCTAATTATATtagaagagcttgttgaattctgggaatacGCCTAATAATATTTATCACGGTGTGGACgaaatatccttaaggacaatgtTCTTGACACGCCTCAATCTAAATTTTATTCTCCATAATCCAATATGTTTTCCAACAAAATTTATTGTATCGTATTAAtctgtcgttacgtaacgacgaaaagtgtcactttatgtagCGACCGATTTGATTTGGTCGCgtcgttaccttatttttttctctcatctcgCCCTTCATTATTAATAAATGATCTTATTTTCTCCTTTTACCtttctttttatataataattctacctcgtgtcataatttttctttataatattgtaaGTTTATTCTTCATTTTGCTAGTGCGTGATATCATGAATCGATgtcaaacgatacaatctatccaaatattatattcatcaaacagtacaatacaatacaatataatacaatatgatacattatgaaacgatatgtAACAACCATTCAAACATGCCAATTATCTTGGTTTGTGATTATAGTCTATAGTAGTACTCTCGTCGTACCATTTAGTGTGACACTGTTTGATTTAGATTCAAAAGTTATATAAGAAAAAGGACATAAGAAACGTGCACTATctctgttccagtttatgtgaacgtatttttttttttggtttgttccaaaaagaataacccttttctaaatttggaaacaattttgcttaaacttataattttacctttaatgagaagcttttataaccacacaaatactctagcCCCTttatgaattgtttaggaccacaaatttcaaaagtcttcattttttcttaaactccgtgcccagtcaaacagattcacataaattggaacggagaaAGTAATTTAAAACAAGTCATAAATTGTACGGCTATAAATTAtctaattaagaataaaaaaaaattaatgttacaataataataaatacaaaaaTATGTCATTTTTAGACATAAGAAGAAATACCATCACATAAATTAAGACTGAAGGAGTCATTGTAGATAAACCTATAAATATCAATTTCTACTTTTATTTTTTCCCAGGTAAGTGTACATATACCTAATTGGTCATACTTAGCAGGGGCGAAGCTATGTTGGCCCAAGGGTGGTTAACTGACcacccttcgccgaaaaattatatcacatataaggtaaaatattatttattattgattaaaaataaactTTGAACACTCTTGCATATCCCACTAGcaaagggtgttcaaaatttgaacacccttattGAATTTTTTGGTTTCGTCACGGATACTTGGTATTTCCATGTGTACGCGTATATAGTCATAGTGTCATACTAATTTCcaattgtgtgtatatatatgtgtgtccGTTTATGCATCAAAATAGCGTATCGCATAAAGCTAGGGAATTAATTGATATATAGGAGTATCGCATAAAGCTAGGGAATTGAAGTAGTGTTATTTGTTCATTAATCATATCATGGCCGCTTCGGGATTATTATCATCACCATCACTTGTTTCTATTTGTGACAAATCCTTCATCAAACCTTCTACTCTCACCCCTTCTACACTTAGACTTCACAAGCTATCTTTCGTCGATCAGTCCGTCAGTAATATGTATATTCCTGTGGCCTTTTTTTACCCTAAACCGCAAAGAGAAGAGTCAAACAATTCTCATCTTTCCCACATAGCTGATTTGTTGCAGACATCTCTGTCACAAACTCTAGTCTCTTACTATCCTTACGCAGGAATATTGAGAGACAATGCTACTGTTGAGTGTAATGACATGGGAGCTGAGTTCTTGAGCGTTAAAATTAATTGTCCCATGTCTGAAATCCTTAACCATCCTCATGCAACTGATGCAGAGAGTATAGTTTTTCCAAAGGACTTGCCTTGGAAGAATAATTATGAAGGTGGTAATTTACTTGTGGTTCAATTAAGTAAGTTTGATTGTGGGGGAATAGCCATTAGTGCATGTTTATCGCATAAGATTGGCGATGGTTGCTCTGTGATTAATTTTCTTAATCATTGGGCTAATGTCACTCGTGATCGTAGATTTGTAGTTCCTTCTCCTAGATTTGTAGGAGATTCTATTCTTTCTTCACTAAATGGTCCTCTTGTTGCTCCACAAATAATGTCTAATGTCAGTGAGTGCGTACAGAAAAGACTCATTTTTCCAGCTGCCAAATTGGATGCTCTTCGAGCTAAGGTAATACTACCACCAGTTCACTAGCTATTTTTTATTGTTACAGTAAAGTATTATTAtaaagaacatatattataatataa containing:
- the LOC138906659 gene encoding acyltransferase Pun1-like → MAASGLLSSPSLVSICDKSFIKPSTLTPSTLRLHKLSFVDQSVSNMYIPVAFFYPKPQREESNNSHLSHIADLLQTSLSQTLVSYYPYAGILRDNATVECNDMGAEFLSVKINCPMSEILNHPHATDAESIVFPKDLPWKNNYEGGNLLVVQLSKFDCGGIAISACLSHKIGDGCSVINFLNHWANVTRDRRFVVPSPRFVGDSILSSLNGPLVAPQIMSNVSECVQKRLIFPAAKLDALRAKIAVESGVENPTRAEVVSALLYKSATKAAAASSANIQPSKLVHYLNVRTMIKPRLRRSAIGNLVSTFSTAAMQDIELPRLIHNLRKEVEVAYKKDQVDENELVLEIIDSMKKGKLPFEEKDENSTTTTMYFCSNVCKFPLYSVDFGLGKPERVCLANGPSKNYFFLKDYKTGRGVEARVMLQKQHMSAFECDEELLQFASSSLPSL